Within the Platichthys flesus chromosome 16, fPlaFle2.1, whole genome shotgun sequence genome, the region TCACCACAATTGTGTTTCAGACTATTTTGGAAATGAAGAGAGATGAATATGCCTCCCTCCCAAGCTGGAAGCAAATAGATTTGAAGAAAAGCAAAGGGCTTCTATGGTAGAACAGTGAGCACATGTGGAGGCTGACTGACGCTCCTGCAGCACggacttcctcctccactgagaAGGGAGGACGGCGGGAGGATATTGCCACCGTGTTGTTGCACAAAGGACTTCTCACAACGTAATAAAAAGACGAAAAAAATTCACCTTTATTTATGTCAAAAATTAGTATGGTGTGTGTGGACTTTTTATCGGACATGGATTTCTCTGTAGCTTTTATCCAGAgctaataacaacaaaaacaaaacaaaatctccTATGAAACTTCATTCTATCTGTACAAATCaatgaaagataaaaataaaaagattgcGTGGACATCAGTAACAAACTGTGGAAATAAGGCTGAGAAAATAAAGGAGTGCTTACAAAAAATATCAGTGCTAATACACAATGTAAacaaggagaaaaaataaaaggtttcaccactttctaaatGTTTCCTCCACGATCAATATCTTTCCATCGAAACATCTCTGAAGGTTCAGTTCGATTTTGATTAACAGACTTGGCTTTTCTTCCCCACTTAACGATTGTCACCACAATCCTTACGCAACgtgtttgaccccccccccccccccccacgatcCATGTGTTCCTAGTGGCTGTGGCTAAAGCCTTATTAGGGCTCCTTGGGGATTGGCTATTAGTAATGCATGAGGGAACAGGTAGACATGCTCCAATAACATCATCCTGGCCCAAAACAACATGCTAATTCTGCCTCACCGGGATCAACACGCTGTTCAAACGTGACAAAGCACAAAGACGTACTGTACGCAGTCAAACGCAACATTTTTTACGGGGGGGTGGCAGATTTACCTCTTGCATAATTGTTTTCTCTAACATCTCTGGGTCTGCTTTGTTATCTGTATATTTTTCTTATCCTTCTTTCACATGTCAGGTGAAACACCGGatacatttgattttaatatcaaagtgcttatttttctgtttactgACTTTTGGAGGTTTTgctgaagccaaaacatctcatTGGTCccctgatggctggctgcagtataggtcataaccccggcctcctccatgttagtggatgggacatggacaggACAAAAGTCAcaattatcacactgatgtttgttcaagggTTCATTCTTTTagtctgtttggttttaattagttatttgatgcagtAAAAATtgggtgaaacgtcatgattttGATTGGTCGGGGCGGGACTCTGGATACCGTGGCTCCTTTCCCTGACCACTATCGTGCAGTTGGCGTCattggcacaagatggcagcattcgtaTCCAGGATATCTTAGCTTCATTTCTAGATATTGAGAGGAAGCGCCATCCATCTTTACAGTGTATGCTACAGTCATGATGCAACAAAAGTATGGAACAAATCATGGTTTTGGCCCGATGTTGCTGCTAGAggaaaagttgattgaacaaGAAGTAATACTATCTTCAGGGGAACTAGAACATTTGTCCAGATTTTTGTGCCAGTCAGTCTTTAACCATTGCAGAACAAGTTGCaagaggaaaagtcaggggGTCAGCAAACTCATAAGGGTTGATCTTCCTGGAACTATGAACATCTGCCCAGTATTTTGTGCCAATCCGTCCAGTATAAATTGAGATATTCTATTATGGATTAAAGTGCTGCTATGGCTGATGACTTTCAAGTGTAAGAGATGCCAATGAATCCTAATACCGTCCAAATTAATCAACAAGAACAAACTTTTACTGATTCTTAAACTACAGACATTGGTCTCTGCAGCTGAATAAATCCCAGATATGGTGTTTTGAGTGTATCAGGGACATTTTAGAGCGTCCTCAAGTCACGCTGACCCCTCAGATTCGACATAAGTCAGGTTAGTGTTCCGTTGGTCCACTGGGTTGGAGCTCACAAGCTAACAGGGTGTTATTTTTCCACAGAATGGATTAGCTGACTAAGCCTCCATGTGACTGTGCAGTGCCGCAGAGATTGGATTTAGGCCCACTGCTGGGTGATGGCGCACTCAAGAAGAAATTTCCAAAGGCCTTTCACTTGCAGGCAGCTTACATCTTTAACAGAGCAACTCTGAAAAACATCTGCTGTAGGGTTACactccaaaaaaaaaagcctgtatGTGACGGTTACTTTCCAGAAATCCCTATGTCGTGATCTCCAGCACGCCTCGCAGAAAAAATACAATTGTTGGGTCCACGGGCGAGTCTGAAGTAAGAAGTCCTTATTAACTTTGGGTAATGTGCCTTTTCAACACCGTCTATGTGACTGTGAAGTATCAACTGAGCTCATGGATAAAAAACGGAGCCGTGTTCGTGACGGTCTGCTGCTGGTCTACTTCTATCAGTGTCTGTGCTCGCTCTAAATggcctgctctctgtgtgtgtcagctccgAGCATGCCCCGATCCGGTTCAGAGGCCAACGCCGCCTCACGCAAAACCACCATGTGATCTTCTGCGGCGTGGAGCGACTGGTCGATCCAGTCCATACTGCCAGACATGTGACAGGCGTTGCGGGTGACCAGCACCAGGTGGCTGACTGAGAGGAGCAGAGCGGTGGCCCTGAGGATGAAGAGTTGGAAAAAAGACGTTTGATTAAACTGTCTTCACTCCCTTTTTCATTTGGCTGCTGCTGGATTAAGAGCATTTATTTACAGAAATAGAAGGGTTCTAGTTTTTGAGTGAATGATGAAAAACACCCACTTTTGAATGACattattttcctgtttcctgccgTCTCTAAACATATCCTTGTTTATCTCAAAGATAATTACATTCCTGATGAATCAATTTAAGCTCAATGTTCTTTGCTGTCTCTATCTTAAAATGGATAAAAATAGATGTGATTACCTGGCATCCAGGAGAATTGGATCCAAAGGAGGGTACATGGATCTGACAACGTCGTCCACCCTGTGAGCAGGCAGgtagggaggaggaagaggaggcagaataGGAagcaggcgaggaggaggaagcaggtgtgtaggaggaggagaaggtggaggcaGATTTgaaggaggaaggtgaggaggagtgaggagaaggaaaggaaagcagatgaggaggaagaggaggcaggttAGCTCAAGGCAGTACCGTGGGCAACAGAAAGTTGTGGCTAGGTGGGTGCATTACCTCGGGCTGATGCGTTTTGCCACGGTGATGATGTCACTCAGACTCGCTGGCGCTTTGACCTTTGCCCCTGAGCCCATTGTCATGGCAACCAGCTTCTCAGTCAAGGTGTGGCAGATCTGTTTGAGGACAAACAGCGTAACATTAATGAAACTAGGAAATTACAAATGCTtatagaaaaatgaaataccTCATAAGCCACTGTGTTAATTCTAATTCATTTCCTGCCTCCTGTATCGACACCAGACACTGAGCTTCCCCCCCTTGATGTTCATTTCTCATGTGGATATtagttgtaaataaaaataaaaatattttaattcaatatGAGGTCTTGTGACACCTCAGTAATCTAATGTGGAACTAATTTGATAatcatttagtcatttttcaTGCACAATTGCCAAATAATTCCTGATTCCGGCTCCtctaaagaaaataattcatgctTTCTTTGTCACATATCACAGtaaatgaaatattttgtgGCTTTGAACTGTTGGctggacaaaacaagacatttgtaGATTTCCTATTCGAATTGTTAAATAATCAGAGGACACTTTAAGATCTGAACAAAACAGGACATTTGTTATTAGCTGCATTTTTCCTATGTTTTCTTATGTTTCATAGACCAAACTATTTGAGCAACTGAATGAAACAACATCAAAATCTATCTCCTACATCCCTGTAGTAAAATACTGTCCAATTAATGAAAAAACTAGAGAGAAATTACTTCCATTACCTTCAGGATGGAGATACAGTGAGAGACCAGACCACTGTTGGAGAAAATGTCATAGAATTAGGATTAGGATTCACAGCGCTGattgaaaaacaacagtgaCACTGATCGAGGTAACTTCAACTTCTAAAACTCTAAACTTCACGCCATGTCACGATGCTGCTGTTCAGACATACGAGGCGTCTTCGATCCAGTCCTCGTTGTCCAGGATGGCCTCGATGTGAGGGTTGGTGATGACCACGtcgtccagctccagctccgacAGTTCACTCTGAGTCTCCATGGCTCCGATCAGATCGACCGTCGGTCTGAGAAACAGGTTGAAGCAGAAGCGAGTGAAGCCTTGCTGTCTTCAGTTGGTggagaaaaacataaatggAAATAATCTGTTTGTAAGATGATTGGAcattttttccttcttccttgAGTCAAAG harbors:
- the tmem98 gene encoding transmembrane protein 98 encodes the protein METVVIVAIGVLTTIFLASFIALVVVCRHRYCYPHDLLHHFDSKPTVDLIGAMETQSELSELELDDVVITNPHIEAILDNEDWIEDASGLVSHCISILKICHTLTEKLVAMTMGSGAKVKAPASLSDIITVAKRISPRVDDVVRSMYPPLDPILLDARATALLLSVSHLVLVTRNACHMSGSMDWIDQSLHAAEDHMVVLREAALASEPDRGMLGADTHREQAI